GCCAGGCGGCATCTAAGCGACTAAGCCCATGCCCATGTGTCATCATAGCAGTGTCGCTGGCTGAACACCAGCCACGATCCTGCAGGGGGCTCCATTCACCGTGAAGGCCATGATCATGAAATCGCCTTCTCTGTATTAGAATCATGTATACACATCTTGCCTCTCACTCACAAAGCATTGCCTTCCATCAGATCATCCTGATGATCACCAACAACGGCAGACAGCTGTAACATCATATCGTCCATAGTAGCAGAATCAGGACGAGATGCTGGTGACCCAACGACGAAAGAATGAACCTCCTTCTCAAGCTCAATCCAGCTCTTGCCGGTATCCTTCCTCAAACCCATCTCCCTCATGCTCTTCATGACCCTGGCTCGATCGTCCCATCGGCCCTCGGATGAGTATATGTTTGATAACAATACATAAGCAGCAGGGGAATCAGGGTCCAAATGGAGCAACTTCTCTGCGGCATATTTCCCGATCTCCGAGTTCCCACGGAAGCTGCAAGCTCCCATTAAGGCCTGCCAAAGAAGAGCACTGTCCTTGAAAGGTCCATCTTCAATGAATGACCTGGCATCTTCTAACAGACCGGCTCGGCCAAGCATGTCAACCACACATGCATAATGTTCCACCCTTGGGAGGATTCCGTACTCTGACGACATAGAATTCAAGATTTCCAGTCCCTTCTTTGCTGATCCGACATGGCTACAACCATGGAGCAGGGATAAGAATGTCACATCCGTGGGATTGGCACCGTCAGCTTTCATGGATTCAAACAGCTTAAAGACTTCAGAACCTTGACCGTGTCGCGCGAAAGCTGCAATGATGGAGTTCCATGAAATCGAGTTCTTACTGGGTGTTTCATTGAACACTTGGATAGATTCTTCCAATTCACCGCACTTAGAATACATATTGATCAGACCATTGCAGACATAGATGTTCCTTCCGAAGCACTTCTTGATGACCAGTGCATGGATTTGCTTCCCAAGAGCAAATGGCGCAGAAGCACCGAATGCCCCCAGAACTGCAGAAACCATGTTAGTATCAATCAAAATTCCTTCGCCTGCCATCTCAGCAAACAATTCAAACGCCTTCTCCTCCAGTCCATTCTGAGCAAACCCAACCAAAATCACTGTCAAGGAGATTTCATCAGGCTGACGACATAAGCGAAACACACTCAGCGTATCCTCCATTAAGCCACATTTAGAGTACAAATCCATCAGCCCACTCTCGACATGAAGGTCGGTCTCAAGTCCAGCCTTCACAACAAGGCCATGAATCTGCTGACCTTCCTTGAGTGCCAGAGATCCAGCGCAAGCTAACAGGGAGCTTGAGTACGTCGCGCTATTGGCATCCACGGTGCGCCTCATCTGCTGAAACAACACAATGCTATCCTTGTAGAGCTCTTCTCGAGCCATCCCAGATATCATCGCTGTCCACGTAATGACGTTCCTCTCTGCCATCCCATGGAACGCCCTCTCGGCCGAGCCCGGAGACTCGCACTCGAAGTAGGCGGTCACCAGCGCGTTCCCGACGGACACCTCCGCCTCGAACCCGCGCGAGACCACCAGCCCGTGCACCATGGCGCACGTGGGGAGCGACGCCTCGCGCGCGCACGCGGACAGGACGGTGGTGAACGTGGCGTGGTCGCACGAGACGCCACCGCccggggaggaggacgagcgcAGCATCCGCCTGAACTGGGAGAGcgcgtcctcggcgccggaggagccGATGAGCGAATTCCAGGAGACGGAGTCACGGATgcgcatttcgtcgaacaccctGGCGGCTTCGGCGTGGCGGCCGCACCTTGCGTACATGGAGACGAGGGCGTTCCAGGCGACGAGGACGTGGCGGAGGGAGGGGCGGAGCGGGCATAGGAGGAAGTGGGAGGGGTTTTTGACGATGGTGACGTggagggcggcgccgaggcggtggtcggcggcgcggccgcagCGGGAGAGCAAGCCGCTGAGGTAGGCGTAGTCGAGGAGCGCGGGGACAGCCATTTTCTCATGTCCTGTTCTGGCGGAAAATAAATTCCTTCTCCAGGTGCATAGTGGATTAGTGGTCATGTGTATGTTAAAAtgaatctttcttttttagcttcaaaagaaaaggattaatattttattttggcaaTATGGCACAACGTTAATAGAAGTATGTAAAGTTAAGAGTTATAATCTCTCCTttctgaaataagtgacgtgaatttgtatattGCAAAatctagctttttttttggagagagATATTGCAAAATCTAGCTGATTATATAAATCTTTACTCAAATTTGGTTATGGCTTCAAAGCCAGAGGTTATGTATCTTTAGTCCCCCAACTTCAATATACAAATTTGCTGGTCATTCAGTTTTAACATCGAGTTTTGGTCCTTCGGAAAATGAGAAATATATACAGTTTTGACACTTCAGGAACCAAGACTTCCAGATATTGGGGTTGATTTCAATAGGTTGGCACATATTGTACTgtaacaacaaagaaaaaatgtgttccgtaaaaacaaagaaaatatgtatttttacatCAAAAGTTTTGTTATACTTCAATCTACTTCAGAAaataatgcaacaaaatttctTACAATTTATTGCACTTCCAAAATTTAAAGAATTGGTTGCCGTCTAGTTGTacaaaggaggaccaatgggTCCGCCGCAACGCTTGTCCACAATCCCACCATAAATGTTGATGAATGAAACATTCTGTGATTTTAAAATACAACATACTCTGCCTAAGCTAACCTTCCATCATCGAGATACAAGTACAACATGGCTCGGCTTAAGCCGCTATGAAGTGGTATGTCCAATGAACGTAGTGCTGCTCCTATTTGCCATCGGGCAGATGAAAAAACCCACGAGCTTTATTATCATTAGTTACTACTGAAAATCCCCATTCTCTGTTTTGTTGCGGTGTTCTTTTGTTTCTAAGCTGGAGCACTGACAATTTCTCATGCCCACAGTAGACAATCAACTCCCATTTCAAAGTTCGTGACAGGACTGTCACCGAAATCCTCGCTTGTTTTTTGGACCTCATGGTTTGTGTCGACATAGGGCTCTGATAAATCCGAAGACCTTACCGAGGGGATGGCATGTTCCTTTTGAATATCTGACGATGCAGCCATTGCTTCTTCCCGATCCAAGACAACGAGGAAGTCATCTTCGAATTCAAATGTTAAGAACTTGTCTTGGCAGGCTACACATTTATATTGAACCATGATAAGATAAACATGAATAAAGGGCTTCATAATGTTATCCAATGGGAGGCAGCCGGTACTTACTGTCCACAAGATGAGCAAGATGGTGGATGTTCTTTACCATAGTTCCATTTAATTTAATGACCTGACAAAATTATTGGTTACTGCAACACATTAGCTGAATTCAAAAGCATCAGAAGATGGCTAAAAGTAGAAGAGACGAGAGGTTTACTTGTTGATTGCCCATGTGCTCATACCCAATGTTGACATCATTTGCCAGTACCTAGACAGCAGTGATGAATTAAGAACGTAATAACACTATGCAGCAATATGCAGCACGTGAACTAATCAATTTGATCTAAGCATGTAACGAAATACAACAAACCTGCGACACAATTACAATTTGCTCGCCTTCGAAAGTCGACAGAGAGTATCGTGCCTTTG
The Brachypodium distachyon strain Bd21 chromosome 2, Brachypodium_distachyon_v3.0, whole genome shotgun sequence genome window above contains:
- the LOC100838377 gene encoding pentatricopeptide repeat-containing protein At3g05340 codes for the protein MAVPALLDYAYLSGLLSRCGRAADHRLGAALHVTIVKNPSHFLLCPLRPSLRHVLVAWNALVSMYARCGRHAEAARVFDEMRIRDSVSWNSLIGSSGAEDALSQFRRMLRSSSSPGGGVSCDHATFTTVLSACAREASLPTCAMVHGLVVSRGFEAEVSVGNALVTAYFECESPGSAERAFHGMAERNVITWTAMISGMAREELYKDSIVLFQQMRRTVDANSATYSSSLLACAGSLALKEGQQIHGLVVKAGLETDLHVESGLMDLYSKCGLMEDTLSVFRLCRQPDEISLTVILVGFAQNGLEEKAFELFAEMAGEGILIDTNMVSAVLGAFGASAPFALGKQIHALVIKKCFGRNIYVCNGLINMYSKCGELEESIQVFNETPSKNSISWNSIIAAFARHGQGSEVFKLFESMKADGANPTDVTFLSLLHGCSHVGSAKKGLEILNSMSSEYGILPRVEHYACVVDMLGRAGLLEDARSFIEDGPFKDSALLWQALMGACSFRGNSEIGKYAAEKLLHLDPDSPAAYVLLSNIYSSEGRWDDRARVMKSMREMGLRKDTGKSWIELEKEVHSFVVGSPASRPDSATMDDMMLQLSAVVGDHQDDLMEGNAL